In a single window of the Gossypium hirsutum isolate 1008001.06 chromosome A13, Gossypium_hirsutum_v2.1, whole genome shotgun sequence genome:
- the LOC121212575 gene encoding alpha-galactosidase 1-like, translated as MSKALKKAGRPIFFSLCEWGEMHPAEWGFHVGNSWRTTCDITDTWESMISRADQNELYAQYARPGGWNDPDMLEIGNGGMTKDEYIVHFSLWAISKAPLLLGCDIRNMTQETIEIISNKEVIAVNQDSYGIQARKARMHGDEEIWVAPLSSYRTVVVILNRGSVRYSVTAFWEDMGLDPNTVVEARDLWEHKTLKNRFVGNITTMLNPHSCKMYVLNPIS; from the exons ATGTCTAAAGCTTTGAAGAAGGCTGGCCGCCCCATATTCTTTTCTCTGTGTGAATG GGGAGAAATGCACCCTGCTGAATGGGGTTTCCATGTAGGAAATAGCTGGAGGACAACTTGTGACATAACTGATACATGGGAAAG TATGATTTCGAGAGCTGATCAAAATGAATTGTATGCTCAATATGCAAGGCCCGGTGGTTGGAATG ATCCGGACATGCTTGAGATCGGGAATGGAGGGATGACGAAAGATGAATATATAGTACATTTCAGCTTATGGGCTATTTCCAAG GCTCCTCTTCTTCTCGGCTGCGACATAAGGAATATGACACAAGAGACTATAGAGATCATTTCAAACAAAGAGGTCATTGCTGTTAACCAAG ATTCTTATGGTATTCAAGCTAGGAAGGCTAGGATGCACGGTGATGAAGAG ATTTGGGTTGCGCCACTTTCCAGCTATAGGACAGTAGTTGTCATTCTCAATAGGGGTTCAGTTCGCTATTCTGTAACCGCGTTCTGGGAGGATATGGGACTAGACCCCAACACTGTAGTTGAAGCTAGGGACCTTTGGGAG CATAAAACATTGAAGAACCGATTTGTGGGCAATATTACAACAATGTTGAACCCTCATTCATGCAAAATGTATGTGTTGAACCCAATTTCTTGA